The sequence GCCATGGCCAAACAGTTATGTCCGCTGTCCGGTACCGAGAATGCATTACGTAACCGGGTGCGCCAGTTGGCAGGGCAGGTGGTGCCATTGGGAATGGCGGTAGAGATGGAGTCAATCTCTGGCCGTTCTGACATTACCGAAGCTATGTGCAAGCGAGCTGGTGGCGTGTTCGTGAAGTTGCCTGAAGTGAATGATATCGGCAATGAAGAATTGCTTATCAAATTTAACGAATTGCTGGTGGCCTTGGGTGAATTTGGCAGGGCGCATAACGAGTTTACTGCTGATGGCGTTTTGGATCGTGATGAGAGCAAGAGGTTAAAAGCGAAAGGTTACAGAGCACAGTCGATTATTGCAGAAATTATTGCGGTATCAGAGTTGCTTTGGGGTGACGCCCCAGAATGCGGTTCCGGGGCGTCGGGTGCATTAACTAAACGTGTGGAGTAATTAACGCATGAACATTGTAGCGGCTAAACGCTCATCCCTGCAACTACGTTGCTTGCCTGTTACTGGGAGAGAGTCATTTCGTTATGTGATGAGAATACCCGGCCTTTGGATATGTGTCACCCACAGCGCGGCTGATTATGTTGTGGATACATTCCGTTATCTTGCTCTGCCAGCGCCAAAGGCCGTGATATGAGCCGGATATTTGATGTTATTCAGGCTCTCTCAGGGCAAAAGAATGTCATTGTCATTCCTGCACCTTATTTGGACTTTTTCAAAGGTGATCAGCAGGCCCACATGTTAGGGGCAATTTTGAACCAGTTGGTGTATTGGTCTGGCATACCATCTAGCCTCAACGATGGTTGGTTTTATAAGAGCTATGACGAATTAGCTGGAGAGATTAGAGGGGTTACTGCTGATCAGGTTCGTAAGGCAACAAACAAACTCATCAGCAACTACCTCCCTGGCGTTATCGAAACTGCAACTCGTAAGGTAAACGGTACCCCAAAGAAACATTATCGCCTTGATGGTGATGTATTAATTGCCAAGATATTCCCGCCAGCAGTGGAAGTGGCAGTATTGCCGAATGGAAACGGCAGTATCGACGAATCAAAACGGCAGAACAGCCAAATTGATTCGGTAGAAAAGCCACTCGGAAACGGCAATGAAGCCGAATCTTATCTCTATACAGATCAGTACACAGATCACTACTTACAGATCAAAAAGACTATTGGTCAGTCGCCTGCGGCAACCGACCCGCAGCCAGTTGATTCTTTACAAATCGATTATTCAGCGGTGTTGGAGGTTTACCACGCAACGCTGCCTGAAATGCCAGGAGTGCTGGATATGACGAAAGACCGTCAAACAAAGCTCCGTACTCTCTGGAAAAAATACGACCTCAATCTGGAAAAATGGTCTGCCTATCTGCGCTACATCTCAAAGAAATGCCGTTGGATGCTGGAGGACCGTCCTGACACTTCATCGGGTAAGACGTGGCGCCGCAAGAACTTTGATTATCTGATCACTGAAAAATGCTATCTGGCCGTCAAAGAAGTGCGAGCAGACGACCTGCCAAAAGTGCCGAAGATGGACACGGTGACCAGACAAGAAGCGTTTGACCGCCTGATATTACGTCACGGCAAGGCACAAAACACCGTAGAGAAAACAGCACTTTCCATGGCTGGCGGTCTTGGTCGCATGAATGAAACCTCAGCACGAATTGAATGGAACGGAATCTGGGCCAAGGCACTTGATCTGGTCAGTGAGAGCGAACTCCGGAGGCTTGCATCATGACCTACCAAATTATTTACGCTGATCCTCCGTGGTCATATCGGGATAAAGCCCAGAGTGGCAACCGTGGCGTTGATTTCAAATATCAGACCATGAGCCTTGCTGACATCTGCCGATCGCCTGTGTGGGAGCTGGCGGGTGATAGTTGCTTATTGGCAATGTGGTGGGTGCCAACTCAACCACTTGAGGCATTAAAGGTTGTTGAGGCTTGGGGTTTTAGGCTAATGACCATGAAGGGCTTCACCTGGCACAAAACCAATAAGAACAAGGGCAATAGCGCGATCGGTATGGGCCATATGACCCGCTCCAACAGTGAAGATATGTTATTTGCAGTAAAAGGTCGGTTACCTGAACGGCTAAATGCCGCCATTTGTCAGCACCAGACCGCGCCACGCGGCGAGCACAGTGCGAAGCCTGATATTTTCCGTGATCTGCTGGTTCAGTTGCTGGGCGATGTTCCGCGCATAGAGCTGTTTGCCAGAACACAGGCTGAGGGCTGGGATAGTTGGGGTAACGAGTGCATTAATAGTCTGGAATTAATCCCCGGCAACATTCAGACCGCCCGACAAAACCAGCAGCAAAATATTGCTGAAATTATTTCGGTACCGGAAACCGGCAACACAGTGTGGCCAGTTGAAGTAAATCTGTATTTCAGCCAAGTGCCAGGTTCCACCGAATTGCCAACTGACCTGCAACATAAAATCTTAGGCAACATTAATCGCATGAAATTAGATGGGATACCGTCTGATGCCATTATTGCCGCCGCCACAACACTTACTGCCGCTATGGGAGCAACAGCATGAAAGAAATCATTGTCGATAATTTTGCCGGTGGCGGTGGGGCTTCTACTGGGATCGAAATGGCAACCGGGCGCAGTGTTGATATTGCAATTAACCATGACCCAAATGCTATCGCCATGCACACCACTAATCACCCCGATACGCTGCATTATTGTGAATCGGTATTCGATATTGATCCTGTAGCGGCGACTGCCGGCCGACCTGTTGGGCTGGCGTGGTTCAGCCCTGATTGCCGTCATTTCAGTAAAGCCAAAGGCCGCAAGCCGGTTAAAAAAGAGATCCGTGGTTTAGCGTGGATTGTTGTTCGTTGGGCCTTGGCGAAAAAGCCTCGGGTAATGATGTTGGAAAATGTCGAAGAGTTTAAAACGTGGGGGCCGCTGCTCACGGCTGAAGATGGTACCGAACATCCTGATCCCGCCCGCTCTGGTGAGACATTCGCGGCATTCGTTGGCATGTTGACCACGGGGATTGATGCCGGGCACCCAGCGCTATTGGAATGTTGTGAGGTATTAGGTTTTGATATCAGCAGCATAGACGCTAAACGACTGCAGTCTGGTTTGGGCTATGTTGTGGAACATAGAGAGCTTCGGGCCAGTGATTACGGTGCGCCAACTATTCGTAAACGGTTCTTTATGGTTATGCGCTGTGACGGGCAACCGGCGGTGTGGCCGGAGCCAACTCACGGTGATCCTAAGTCACTGGATGTTCAAAGCGGTCACCGCGAACCGTGGCGAACAGCAGCCGAGTGTATTGACTGGTCAATTCCTTGCCCAAGTATTTTCGAGCGCAAGAAACCGCTGGCAGAGAACACACTGAAACGTATTGCGCGCGGTATTCAGCGGTTTGTTATGGATAACCCCACGCCATTTATCGTGAAGTGTAACCACACTAGCAATAAGACTTCTTACGACTGTTTCCGAGGTCAATCTCTGGATCAGCCATTACAGACGATCACTAAAACCCACGGATATTCCTTGATTAGTCCAGTAATTGCCCGCATTGGACAAACCGGCTTCGGCGGCGACCGTATGGCATATGAGGCAGGCAAACCGCTAACTACAGTCACAAGCAAGGCTGAACATCTGTTGGTCGCCCCGATTATTGCCCGCCAGTTTGGGAACAGCGTAGGCCATAGTGTTGAGAAACCTAACGGCACGGTAACGGCTGGCGGTGGTGGTAAATCTCAGTTGGTGTCTGCGTTCCTGGCTAAACACTTCGGCGGTAACTATACCGGCCCCGGCGCAGATCTAGACCAGCCAGCCCATACGGTGACAACGGTTGATCATCATGCACTAGTGACTTCCAATCTGATTAAGTTGCGCGGCACATGCAAAGATGGTCAGCCAGTAACTCAGCCGATGCCAACCATTACCGCTGGTGGTCTGCATGTCGGAGAGGTTCGGGCTTTCTTGCTTAAATATTATGGTAACGAGAAAGAGGGGGTAAGCCTCAGTGATCCATTACATACCGTAACCACTAATGATCGCTTTGGCCTGGTGACAGTTGAAGGGATTGATTATCAAATCGTCGATATCGGCATGCGTATGCTACAACCCCATGAACTGTACGCCGCGCAGGGCTTCCCGAGCTGGTACATCATCGACCGTGATTACACCGGCACGAAATACGCGAAAGATAAACAAGTAGCTCGCTGTGGTAATGCGGTACCACCACCGTTTGCCGAGGCGCTTGTGCGGGCAAATCTGCCTGAAATGTGTATCGAACGTAAAGAGGTGGCGGCTTGAAACTAACCCTGCCATTCCCGCCCTCTGTAAACAGCTACTGTCGCGCCCCAAACAAGGGGCCGCTTGCTGGTCAGCATCTTATCAGCGCTAAGGGCCGTCAGTTCAGAACTGAGGCTTTAGCCTGCATTCTGGAGCAATTACGGCGGGTACCAAAATCGATTACTGGCCATGTTGCAGTAACCATTAATTTCTACCCACCAGATCAACGCATCAGGGATATGGACAACTATCTGAAAACGCCCTTGGATGCCCTTACTCATGCGGGTGTTTGGGTCGATGATAACCAGGTGAAAAAGATGGCGCTTGAATGGGGGCCAATCATCAAGGGAGGAAAGATTGAGATACAGATCAGCGAGGTGAATATAAATGCTCACCTTTAATTCTGTATTAATGTACAGTGGTTGCGCAGTTAATCGCCTCTCTAATTATGCGGAAATTAGATTGGAGAGGCTTGAGAAGGCTAATGTGTGGAGTATAAACGTATGACAACTGTCGTAGGCATCCCCGTATCTAAATCTGTTGTGACTATGAGCAGCCGTGAAGTGGCTGAGTTAACCCAAAAGCAACATGGTCACGTTTGTCGTGATGTCGAAAAAATGCTGGAAGAGCTGAATGAAAGTGCTGACCAGTATATCCATAATTGGACACACCCCCAAAACGGCCAGATATATCGAGAGTTTTGCTTAGATCGCGATCACGTAGAGTGTTTGCTTGTTGGGTATAGCTCGTTATTACGTATGAAGGTTATTCGCCGCCTTCGTGAGTTGGAAAACAAAACGTCAGTCCCTCAAACCCTCCCCGAAGCTTTACGCCTTGCTGCCGATCTAGCGGAAGAAAAGCAACAACTTGAAAACCAGCTTTCTATTGCTGCGCCAAAAGTTGAGTTTGTCGATCGCTACGTTAAGGCTAATGGTTCAATGACGTTCCGTCAGGTTGCAAAGCTGCTGAATGCTAAAGAGCATGAATTTATCTGTTTCCTACAAGATAACCACGTCATGTACCGCTTGAATGGCACATTAACGCCACGCCAGCCGCACAGTGATTTAGGGCGATTTGAAGTTAAGACGGGTACTAACAGCGTAAATAATCACGCATTCACCCAAGCCAGATTCACTCCGAAAGGCGTTAAGTGGATAGGGGGTTTATGGTCTGAGTATCTTGCAAAGAAAGGTGCCGCATGAGGGCATTGTTAACCCCATTCATCCAGCAAGAACTTGGTGTTGTCATATTGAAGCCAGGTGCTGATCTGCTGCCTTATTTGTCCGGGCGTTTGCTGGTGGCCACTGAGCCAGAAGAGTTTAAATCTCTACCCGCTGGCTTGTTGCCGGTTACTGATCAGCTATTAGCCAATGATCCGCGCCTATTGCCATTCTTTGAGCACGAAAGGGTTCTCAATGTCGCTGGTGGGCCTCGAGTATTAGAGGCATGGGTTAAACGGTTGAAAGAGTGCCAATGGCATAGCCCGGATGATACTCATGACCGTAATCTCACAATATTGCGTTATGGACAGCGGTCAATTTGCCTGTGCTGGCACCACGATAATAAATTGAGGGACCATATAACCTCCCGCCTAAATGCGTTGGCGACGAATAACTTGATAACGTGGCTCATATCGACAGTATGCAGTCATTTCCGTTTTCCAGAGGGCCACCAGCTAACCATGCCGGAATTATGTTGGTGGGCAGTTGTTAACGAGGTTGCCGACCTATTGCCTGATTCAATTGCTCGGGCGAGTCTGCGGATGCTGCCAGAAGTGAGCAAGCCCGGACCAACAAAGGAAAGTGATATCACTTGGAAGCCAAATCCGACACAAATCATTGAATCCAAGGTGGAGCAGGTTAAGAGGGTGCTGGCGCTGAAAATTGATGATGAGCCACCCGCCAGTTTTATGCGCATCCCAAAGCGGTACCGGTGGGAAAGCCGCAAGTGGCTGACATGGGTTAAATCTCAGGCTTGCTCTGGTTGCGGTGGCTCAGCTGGCGACGCTCATCACATCATTGGTCACGGGCAGGGCGGTATGGGTACCAAGGCCCACGACCTTTTCACTATTCCTCTTTGTCGTGGTTGCCACGATTCACTGCATGCGGATATGCGGGCGTGGGAAGCGGAGCATGGAAGCCAAATAGTGTTGTGGTTTCATTTTATGGATCGGTCTATCTCGATCGGGGCAATGGCCTGATGGTCTTAATGTGTGGAGTAGAACAATGAACCAACAATATCTCCAGTATGTTCGAGGTGTATTGTCTGTTGCCCTTACTGATATATGCGGAAGCAGCAAGGGACAATTAGAGGCGTTTGATGGTGCGGCGTTAGCCAGAACTACACGATTTAAGCGTCAGAGGATTAGGAGTATTGAGGTTGGTGGTCGTAGAGTTTGTCAAGAAACGGAGCCAGTGCGTTGCACAGAAACCCGCTCTAGTAAAAGCCAGGTTACCCCTATAGATCCGCTAACGTATTGCACCAGTGCATGGCGTAGGGCGGTATTCAAGTTAAAGCCTCATCAGGCTGCATGGATTCGCTATTGTTATTCCTTCGATCTGACATTTGATTATCAGGTTGAGATATGTCGCTATATATGGAATGAGTATCAGCCGCACTTATCACAAAAACCAGTAACAGCAAAAGTACGGAGGAGAGTTGAAAGCCTTGTATGGCTGGCAGTGCAACAAACGGCTGGTGTGGGCCACTTGTTACATGGGAAAGAGTATTCATATTCAGAGCTAGCGGGATTAGTGGGGGTTCAGCGTAATAACTGGACAATGCACTATGCGCCGCATTGGGAATCACTATTAAGGCTGGCTGAAGTATTAGATGCGGATTCTCTGAATTGCGTTGTAAATCACAAATCAGGAAGATAGCAACATTTAGCGACGTGATACTTGCAAAAGTGAACAAAGTAAGCCATATTTAGAGCATATTTGATAAGTTGTCACTAATTTAATTTATAACCTCGCTTCGGCGGGGTTTTGTCATTTATGGAGGACTGAAAAATGCTGTAGCTAAACGGTTAGACCGCAGCCGAAAGGCAATGCAGCAGTAATGATGCTGCCCTGAGTCGCAAAGTTGCGCGAGCCTGTGTAGTGACGGGTCAAGGTCTTATATCAAAATAAGCTCCGGCAAAGCAGCGCACACGCCAGATGCGCACCGGTTATTAGCGGCTGAGGCGTCGAGACTCAAAGGCATGAGCGCGGCCACTGCGAAAAGTGGTGATTTTCCTACATTCGCCTGAGCATCACTGAATAACGGGTTTATATCCCAATCTATTCAGGACATTGTTGCAGCAATGGTTGGTGCTCAGCCGAATGCCTCCTGAAAAAATAAACAAAAATGTTTATATTTAGCTTGTTGTTATAAACAAAAATGCTTATAATAGTTTCAAGTTAAACAAACAGGAGGAGGCGGTGAAGCAGAGCGAGTTTCGAAGGTGGCTCGAAGCTCAAGGGGTAGAGTTCAAGAATGGCACCAACCACTTGAAACTCTACTACCAAGGCAGACAGTCAGTGATGCCGAGACACCCCGGTAAAGAGATAGGGGAAACGCTAAGGAAAGCGATAATCAAACAGTTAGGCATCAAATAATAAACCGGCCCTTAGGGGCTGGTTACTCGCAAAGGTTCATCGTGTTAAATATGCGATATCCAGTAAAATTACAGAAAGAAGGTGATGGGTACTTTGTTAGTTTCCCTGATATACCTGAGGCCTTAACTCAAGGCGATACCAGAGAAGAAGCGTTAGAGATGGCGCGTGATGCTCTGGTGACTGCGTTTGAATTTTACTTTGAAGATAACCGCCCGGTTCCACTTCCGAGCGGTCTGGGTGATGACTTTGTGTCAGTACCAGCCAGTGTGTGGGCGAAAGTATTACTGCTCAATGCAATGTTGGAGACTGGAATAACTAACGCTGAATTAGCACGCCGAATGGGGCTTAAGCCGCAGGAAGTTCAGAGGATTGTCACGTTAGGGCATAACACAAAGATTGATACAATCGAGGCGGCTTTGGCTGCCCTGGGCAAGTGTTTAGAGTTATCAATTGAATAATCAGTAAACCCTTTAATTTTAAGGCTCACTTCGGTGGGCCTTTTTCGTTTTAGCCCACCAGACACCCAATCAACTCCACACACACTTTTAACTGATGAGTGGCTGCACTGGTGGGCTAAATTCCCACACATAAGGAAACTATCATGTCGGAACCGATCACCAGCACCGGAGCCGCCACTGCAACTATAACTGGCGTTACTTTCATCGGGCTGTTATCGGGGCTGGATGCTGGTGTTGTCGTGGGCGCTTTTGCAGGTGCTGCTGTATTCGTGCTATCTGCCTCGGACTTTACTTTATTTAAGAAACTATTTTTGTTTGGTCTTTCATGGGGTACAGGCGTTTTATCTGCCCCATTTATTACATCGTTTATTAATTTCCTGACGCCTAGCGAAGTTAAAGCCGCCGAACCGGTGGGCGCAATGGTTGCTGGTGCTGTTGTCATACGCCTATTGATGTGGGCAAACAAAGAGTCAAAGAACCCCGGCAACATAATCGACCGCTTTAGAAGTGGTGGGGGAAGGCCAGATGAATGATTATCTGCTGACGCTTGATGCTATTGCTTGTGCGGTGATAGCTGTTCGTTTATTTGCTTACCGCCGGCATGGTGCGACTTATCGACCAATAGCTTCAATTTTTGCTTATGGGCTGATGGTCGCCAGTGCCTCCGTTACTATCCGAGTGTTGACTGGCGATTACCACCACGCCGACTGGTCGGAAACTCTTATTAATATCAGCATGGCCGTGGCAATTGTTGCTGCTGGTGGGAATGT comes from Yersinia canariae and encodes:
- a CDS encoding YmfL family putative regulatory protein produces the protein MDNKDFPTQPDISDAIHQLITQTAGKYDAMAKQLCPLSGTENALRNRVRQLAGQVVPLGMAVEMESISGRSDITEAMCKRAGGVFVKLPEVNDIGNEELLIKFNELLVALGEFGRAHNEFTADGVLDRDESKRLKAKGYRAQSIIAEIIAVSELLWGDAPECGSGASGALTKRVE
- a CDS encoding DNA cytosine methyltransferase — translated: MKEIIVDNFAGGGGASTGIEMATGRSVDIAINHDPNAIAMHTTNHPDTLHYCESVFDIDPVAATAGRPVGLAWFSPDCRHFSKAKGRKPVKKEIRGLAWIVVRWALAKKPRVMMLENVEEFKTWGPLLTAEDGTEHPDPARSGETFAAFVGMLTTGIDAGHPALLECCEVLGFDISSIDAKRLQSGLGYVVEHRELRASDYGAPTIRKRFFMVMRCDGQPAVWPEPTHGDPKSLDVQSGHREPWRTAAECIDWSIPCPSIFERKKPLAENTLKRIARGIQRFVMDNPTPFIVKCNHTSNKTSYDCFRGQSLDQPLQTITKTHGYSLISPVIARIGQTGFGGDRMAYEAGKPLTTVTSKAEHLLVAPIIARQFGNSVGHSVEKPNGTVTAGGGGKSQLVSAFLAKHFGGNYTGPGADLDQPAHTVTTVDHHALVTSNLIKLRGTCKDGQPVTQPMPTITAGGLHVGEVRAFLLKYYGNEKEGVSLSDPLHTVTTNDRFGLVTVEGIDYQIVDIGMRMLQPHELYAAQGFPSWYIIDRDYTGTKYAKDKQVARCGNAVPPPFAEALVRANLPEMCIERKEVAA
- a CDS encoding RusA family crossover junction endodeoxyribonuclease, whose amino-acid sequence is MKLTLPFPPSVNSYCRAPNKGPLAGQHLISAKGRQFRTEALACILEQLRRVPKSITGHVAVTINFYPPDQRIRDMDNYLKTPLDALTHAGVWVDDNQVKKMALEWGPIIKGGKIEIQISEVNINAHL
- a CDS encoding phage antirepressor KilAC domain-containing protein; translated protein: MTTVVGIPVSKSVVTMSSREVAELTQKQHGHVCRDVEKMLEELNESADQYIHNWTHPQNGQIYREFCLDRDHVECLLVGYSSLLRMKVIRRLRELENKTSVPQTLPEALRLAADLAEEKQQLENQLSIAAPKVEFVDRYVKANGSMTFRQVAKLLNAKEHEFICFLQDNHVMYRLNGTLTPRQPHSDLGRFEVKTGTNSVNNHAFTQARFTPKGVKWIGGLWSEYLAKKGAA
- a CDS encoding DUF968 domain-containing protein, which encodes MRALLTPFIQQELGVVILKPGADLLPYLSGRLLVATEPEEFKSLPAGLLPVTDQLLANDPRLLPFFEHERVLNVAGGPRVLEAWVKRLKECQWHSPDDTHDRNLTILRYGQRSICLCWHHDNKLRDHITSRLNALATNNLITWLISTVCSHFRFPEGHQLTMPELCWWAVVNEVADLLPDSIARASLRMLPEVSKPGPTKESDITWKPNPTQIIESKVEQVKRVLALKIDDEPPASFMRIPKRYRWESRKWLTWVKSQACSGCGGSAGDAHHIIGHGQGGMGTKAHDLFTIPLCRGCHDSLHADMRAWEAEHGSQIVLWFHFMDRSISIGAMA
- a CDS encoding bacteriophage antitermination protein Q, producing the protein MNQQYLQYVRGVLSVALTDICGSSKGQLEAFDGAALARTTRFKRQRIRSIEVGGRRVCQETEPVRCTETRSSKSQVTPIDPLTYCTSAWRRAVFKLKPHQAAWIRYCYSFDLTFDYQVEICRYIWNEYQPHLSQKPVTAKVRRRVESLVWLAVQQTAGVGHLLHGKEYSYSELAGLVGVQRNNWTMHYAPHWESLLRLAEVLDADSLNCVVNHKSGR
- a CDS encoding type II toxin-antitoxin system HicA family toxin, which codes for MKQSEFRRWLEAQGVEFKNGTNHLKLYYQGRQSVMPRHPGKEIGETLRKAIIKQLGIK
- a CDS encoding type II toxin-antitoxin system HicB family antitoxin gives rise to the protein MRYPVKLQKEGDGYFVSFPDIPEALTQGDTREEALEMARDALVTAFEFYFEDNRPVPLPSGLGDDFVSVPASVWAKVLLLNAMLETGITNAELARRMGLKPQEVQRIVTLGHNTKIDTIEAALAALGKCLELSIE
- a CDS encoding phage holin family protein, translated to MSEPITSTGAATATITGVTFIGLLSGLDAGVVVGAFAGAAVFVLSASDFTLFKKLFLFGLSWGTGVLSAPFITSFINFLTPSEVKAAEPVGAMVAGAVVIRLLMWANKESKNPGNIIDRFRSGGGRPDE
- a CDS encoding phage holin family protein, which codes for MNDYLLTLDAIACAVIAVRLFAYRRHGATYRPIASIFAYGLMVASASVTIRVLTGDYHHADWSETLINISMAVAIVAAGGNVMRFAKPVRLRQ